In the Actinomycetota bacterium genome, one interval contains:
- a CDS encoding TetR family transcriptional regulator codes for MPGSHTRERILEATVEAIAIHGLSRLSVEDAASQAGLSRQTVYRYFDSRDDLIRAAIVREEEELMARIGAAARRHDDLRPSVEAAILEALRGARDHPLLDRLLATEPEALLPALLHGRGPVLPAALPVLEDLISERIPHLSPALIHRAADATARLLVSYAVNPTDEPLDQVAAELADLLVHGLKTG; via the coding sequence ATGCCGGGATCCCACACACGCGAACGCATCCTCGAGGCGACGGTCGAGGCCATCGCCATCCACGGGTTGTCCCGACTCTCCGTCGAGGACGCCGCATCGCAGGCGGGGTTGTCCCGTCAGACCGTCTACCGCTACTTCGACTCGCGGGACGACCTGATCCGTGCCGCCATCGTCCGTGAGGAGGAGGAACTCATGGCGCGTATCGGGGCAGCGGCGCGCCGCCACGACGACCTCCGACCATCCGTCGAAGCGGCCATCCTCGAAGCCCTCCGGGGCGCCCGCGACCACCCGCTCCTCGACCGTCTCCTCGCGACCGAACCGGAGGCCCTGCTACCCGCGCTCCTGCACGGTCGCGGGCCCGTCCTGCCGGCGGCGCTGCCGGTCCTCGAGGACCTGATCTCCGAACGGATCCCGCACCTGTCTCCGGCGCTGATCCACCGCGCCGCCGACGCCACCGCCCGACTGCTGGTCAGCTACGCGGTGAACCCGACCGACGAACCGCTCGACCAGGTCGCCGCCGAACTGGCCGACCTGCTGGTCCACGGGCTGAAGACCGGATGA
- a CDS encoding ABC transporter ATP-binding protein, translated as MIRLQGVSKVFPGMTGPAVEDLSFAVPEGEIAVLVGPSGCGKTTTLKMINRLIEPTSGQIHVAGREIRSQEAHDLRRDIGYVIQQIGLFPHRTIRDNIATVPHLLGWDRSRIDERVDELIEVMGLDASMRDRYPAELSGGQRQRVGVARALAADPPVLLMDEPFGAVDPIVRTRLQQELLSLQERLRKTIVFVTHDIDEAIQLGDRIAILNVGGVLEQYAPPREVLAEPANAFVEDFLGTERGLKRLSLIPVSELELERGPVVDAGASIREAEQVMSAEASAWVGVLDDQRMRGWVWGSELEPGRRVGDHETHDFRVWIESTASLREALDAVVNTRNQVAVVYDGDEYLGMLRVERISAELLR; from the coding sequence ATGATCCGGCTCCAGGGCGTCTCCAAGGTCTTCCCCGGGATGACGGGTCCCGCGGTCGAAGACCTCTCGTTCGCCGTCCCCGAGGGTGAGATCGCGGTCCTCGTCGGGCCGTCCGGTTGCGGCAAGACGACCACGCTCAAGATGATCAACCGGCTGATCGAGCCCACGAGCGGTCAGATCCACGTCGCGGGACGCGAGATCCGGTCGCAGGAGGCACACGACCTGCGGCGGGACATCGGCTACGTGATCCAACAGATCGGCCTGTTCCCCCACCGCACGATCCGGGACAACATCGCGACGGTCCCCCATCTGCTCGGTTGGGACAGGAGCCGGATCGACGAACGCGTCGACGAGCTCATCGAGGTGATGGGACTGGACGCGTCGATGCGCGACCGTTACCCCGCCGAGCTGTCCGGCGGACAACGCCAACGCGTCGGGGTCGCGCGGGCGCTGGCGGCCGATCCACCAGTGCTCCTGATGGACGAGCCCTTCGGGGCGGTCGACCCGATCGTGCGGACGCGCCTGCAGCAGGAGCTGCTGTCGCTCCAGGAGCGCCTCCGCAAGACCATCGTCTTCGTCACCCATGACATCGACGAGGCGATCCAGCTCGGGGACCGCATCGCGATCCTGAACGTCGGGGGTGTGCTCGAGCAGTACGCGCCCCCGCGGGAGGTTCTCGCCGAGCCCGCGAACGCGTTCGTCGAGGACTTCCTCGGGACCGAGCGCGGCCTCAAACGCCTCTCCCTGATCCCCGTGTCCGAGCTGGAACTGGAACGCGGGCCGGTCGTCGACGCAGGGGCCAGCATCCGGGAGGCGGAGCAGGTCATGTCCGCCGAGGCATCCGCGTGGGTGGGGGTGCTGGACGACCAGCGGATGCGTGGCTGGGTGTGGGGGTCGGAGCTCGAACCCGGGAGGAGGGTCGGTGACCACGAGACCCACGACTTCCGCGTGTGGATCGAGTCGACCGCCAGCCTCCGCGAGGCACTCGATGCGGTCGTGAACACCCGGAACCAGGTCGCGGTGGTGTACGACGGTGACGAGTACCTGGGGATGCTGCGGGTCGAGCGGATCAGCGCCGAGCTCCTGCGATGA
- a CDS encoding ABC transporter permease, with the protein MTVLVAQRADDALIRWPWIGDHLQEIWEATLAHLVLTAVPVGIGLVVSLVLAAVSLHWRHLYEPIAQTSAVLYTIPSLAAFALLVPFPSPFGLFGIGTAIVPLATYTLLILVRNIVTGIENVPDDVREAARGMGYRPVRLFFEIELPLALPVIIAGVRIATVTVVGLVTITALLGRGGLGHFILDAFRRSIIFPTEAFVGLVGTVALAGVLDLGLYLVQRALTPWTRRAGG; encoded by the coding sequence ATGACGGTCCTGGTGGCCCAGCGTGCCGACGACGCCCTCATCCGCTGGCCGTGGATCGGCGATCACCTGCAGGAGATCTGGGAGGCGACCCTCGCGCACCTCGTCCTCACCGCGGTCCCCGTCGGCATCGGCCTGGTCGTCTCCCTCGTTCTCGCCGCCGTGTCCCTGCACTGGCGTCACCTCTACGAGCCGATCGCACAGACGTCCGCGGTCCTCTACACGATCCCGAGCCTCGCGGCCTTCGCCCTGCTCGTCCCGTTCCCCTCGCCCTTCGGGCTGTTCGGCATCGGAACGGCGATCGTGCCACTCGCCACCTACACCCTGCTGATCCTCGTACGGAACATCGTCACCGGCATCGAGAACGTCCCCGACGACGTCCGGGAGGCCGCGCGCGGGATGGGCTACCGGCCCGTCCGGCTGTTCTTCGAGATCGAGCTGCCGTTGGCGTTGCCGGTCATCATCGCCGGAGTGAGGATCGCGACGGTCACGGTCGTCGGCCTCGTCACGATCACGGCCCTTCTGGGGCGGGGCGGCCTCGGGCACTTCATCCTCGACGCGTTCCGTCGTTCGATCATCTTCCCCACGGAAGCGTTCGTCGGGCTCGTCGGGACCGTGGCCCTGGCGGGTGTCCTCGACCTCGGCCTGTACCTGGTCCAGCGGGCGCTGACCCCGTGGACGCGTCGAGCGGGGGGCTGA